The nucleotide sequence GCATCGGGAAGCACGCCGAAGTGCTCGCAGAATTCGGCAATGAGTCGAGCGTAAAGACCGTTGAGCCGCTTTCCCTGGTTCCGCCAGGCTGCAACGGCGCCCTCCGCCAGGGATCGCTCGCGATCGGGGATCACGAGGTCCACATCAAATTCGAGTGTCGTGCCAAGACCATGACACTTCGGACAGGCTCCGTGCGGAGAATTGAAGCTGAAAAGCTGGGGCGTAAGCTCAGGGACGATAACGTGGGGGTGATCGGGGCAGCAGAGGGAAGCCGAGAATCGTTCATCCACCCACCCCGTCGGACCGTCGGCGGATTCTCCGGCAACAATGACCCGGCCGTCGCCGGTACGCGTGGCGAGCTCGATGCTGTCGGCAAGTCGTTGGGCGATGCCGGCTCGCACGACGAGGCGGTCCACGACGACCTCGACGGTATGACGGCGACGGGCGTCGAGGGGTGGGAGCGTGTCTATGGCGTGTACACTTCCGTCGACACGCACGCGCGTGAAACCGTCGCGGGCGACGCGCTGTAGAAGCTGTTCGTGGGCGCCGCGGCGATCCTGGACGACCGGCGCGAGAACGAGAATGCGTCGTTCACGTTCGTCGACGAGCACAGCATCGACCATCTGGGCGACCGTTTGGCGGGCAATGACGCGGCCGCAGGTGGGGCAGTGCGGGCGGCCCAGACGGGCGAAGAGCACGCGGAGGTAGTCGTAGATTTCCGTACTGGTGGCAACGGTCGAACGGGGTCCCGGCGTCGTCCCGCGCTGCTCGATGGCGATGGTGGGGGAGAGCCCCTCGATGCGTTCAACGTCGGGTTTGGGAAGTTGTTCGAGAAACTGGCGGGCGTAAGCCGAAAGAGACTCCACGTACCGGCGCTGACCTTCGGCGTAGAGCGTGTCGAATGCCAAGGAGCTCTTCCCGGAGCCGGATGGACCGGTAACGACGGTCAGTCGTCCGCGGGGAATATCCACGGAGACCGTCCGAAGATTGTGCTGACGGGCGCCGATAATGCGGATGCACGAAGAATCGGACATGGGGCGAAACCTGCGCGGGCAGTGCCCGGGCTGTGAATGTTACCGGTTCGAAAACTTCTTCGAGGCGCGTCGGGCGCGCAGCCCGGAAGCGTACGACAGGCGGCGTTGCCCTTCAATAACGGATTCCGAGGGCTCGTCGCCCTGTGCCGGCAGGGTGCAGTACAGCACGGCCTTGGATCATTGTCGGACCTCGTAAGAGGCCGTCCGGCGGCGTGGACCGCCCGCCAACCGAGTCTTATACTTATTGGGCACGTCGATTTGTCCGGTTATTCGCTCACCCGCCGTTGGTGCTCGTGTAACCGGCACCGGAATCAGGAATTCGTTCGCCGTTGCCTGCGGCGAACAGGCCTTTCAAAGGGGTGCCACGCTGGCCAGCGGGATCGACCGGAAGGGGTCCTACCAGGTCTGCGTACCGATCATCGGAACCGATCATTGAAGGAGTCGTCATGCGAAGTTGGAAAGCTCGCGGGTTTACGCTGAAAGGAACAGTCGCGCTTGGTTTGCTTCTGGGAACGCCGGTCGTGCTCCGGGGTGCGCCCGAGGATCGATCGGCGGACCGGATCTGGCAGCAGGGCGTGCGGCAGATCCTGCAGGGCGAATTCGATCAGGCCGGCTCGACGCTGGAGAAGCTTCCGGAGCAGGACCCGGTTACGGGCACTGTCGTTGACTGGCTGGAAGACTTCCGCAAGGAGCAGGAAGAACGGCATGAGCTCGACGAGGCGGAATTCAATCGCTACGTCGACTTTGCGAAGGTCCGCATTGAGCGCGGGGATTACGACGAAGCCCTCCGCTGGGCGATCCTGGCGCGTGACGTCAGCGACGATCGCGAAGCCTTCCTGAAGGCGGATTGGCTCCATGATCTCGTGGACCGCTCCCTGGAGGCCGCGGAAGCCCATCGCGGCAAGCAGGAATGGCAGGAGGCATGGTTGTTCTACTCCTATTTGGGCGAGTTGTTTGAACACGAGCCCCGATACAAGAAGCTCGAGAAAGAGGTCCTGACTCACTGGCGCCTCGACGAGATGTTCACGGAGAAGGCGCACTGGGAGGAGTCGATTGAAAACGTCCGCTGGGACGATGCCCGCCGGGCGCTGGAGAGCATCGCCTTGTATTACGTCGTCCCGCCCGATTTCAAAGCCATGGCGGAAGACGGACTGGATGCCGTGCTCCTGCTCGCAGACTCGAAGAGTGCGCAAAAGCAGTTTGAACGGTTGGGCAACGAGCGGAATCGCGCAGAGTTCGTGGCCCGAATCAACGCCCTGACGCGAGGCGTTCAGGAATCGCCGGACATTTCGCGCCGCGATGTCGAGCGGAGCTTCCGTCGCGTGCTGGATATTAGCCGGCAGACCGTGGAATTGCCCGAGTCGCTGGTGGTCAGCGAGATGATGCGCGGCGCGTTCGAGCCGCTCGACGATTTCACCACGATCATCTGGCCCCAAGATGCGGATGATTTTGAGAAACACACCCGCGGAGACTTTATCGGCGTCGGTATTTCGATCGTAAAAAACCGGGCCACCGAGGAGATCGAAGTGGTCTCCCCGCTGGAGGATACGCCGGCGTATCGGGCGGGTATCCAGGCAGGAGACATTATCACCCACGTGAATGGGGACGCCATTAAGGGTCTTTCCATCAACAAGGTTGTCGATACGATCACCGGGCCGGAGGGTTCGGAGGTCGAACTGACCGTCCGTCGCGACGACGAGAAACTGAATTTCAAGCTGGAACGCGCTCGCGTGAAGATCCAGTCGGTCAAGGGACTGCGGCGCCATCCGATACATGAGGAGCGCTGGGAGCACTGGCTCGACGAGGATCGCGGGATCGGCTACATCCGTATCACCGGATTCCAGGCCAACACGGTCGAGGATGTGACCAACGTACTCAGCGAGTTGGAAGCGGGAGACCTTCGGGGTCTGGTGCTCGACCTGCGCGACAATCCCGGCGGGCTTCTCGATTCCGCCTTTGATCTGTCGTCGTTGTTCCTGAAGAAAGGCGAGAAGGTCGTGGTCGTGCGCGGGCGCGATCCGGATGCGGTCGATACGCTGCGGGCGACGAGCAACGGCCCCTGGTCCGATCTGCCCGTCCTTGTGCTGGTCAATGATAACAGCGCCAGCGCGTCGGAAATCGTGGCCGGCGCCATCCAGGACAATGAGCATGGTGTGGTCATGGGTGAGCGTACGTTCGGCAAGTTCAGCGTGCAGAACCTTATCCAGCTCAGCCGCTCCAATGCCAAACTGAAGTTGACGACGGCGAAATACTACCTGCCCAACGGCCGATCGCTGCATCGCGAGATTACTTCTTCCGAATGGGGCGTCGAGCCGGACATCCACGTGCGTTTGACGCGATGGGAACGGGTGAACGTGTGGAAGGCACGTCGCGAGGCGGACCGTTTGGGGCCGCCCAAGCCCGGGGCCGATGACGACGACATAGGCGCCGTAGTGAGCAAGGATAAAGAGGATGAGATCGTCGGTCCGCCGCCGTTCAAAGAGGACGACGAAAACGATCGTCCCATGGCCGACCCGCAGCTTGATGCGGCGCTGCTCGTGATGCGCGTACGTCTCATTGAAAACGAGAATCCGACGCTCGCGGCTGTGGACGTGGAGAACAAGGAAGAGATTCGCAAGCCCTAAGGGCACCTCGAATGTGACTAATTGAGCGGCCTCGGCAGGTCTTCCGGCCCGTCGAGGCCGCTTCACTTTGCCCAGTCGCATGGGGCTGGGGCGTCTCCCCGACCACGCCGCCGCCGGGCTTGAGGCCGAGGTTTCCTCCCTTGACGCTTGTCGCGGCGCGGCCTAAATTTCGCGGGTTTGCGGCCTGTCAACTGAATGCGCTTGGTGGTCGGTCGGCCTTGTTCGTACCGATCCCTCCGAAGTCTGTCAATCGAGGAAGGAACGAACTTGGTGGAGCGAACACTGGTTATTCTCAAGCCCGACGCCGTGCAGCGCCGGTTGGTTGGACGAATCGTGCAGCGGTTCGAGGACAAGGGCCTCGCCGTGGCAGCCATGAAACTCATGCGCGTTTCGCGCGAGCTGGCTGAGCGACACTACGCGGTGCACAAGGGCAAGCCGTTTTATCCCGGACTGATCGACTACATCACCAGTGGGCCGGTAGTGGTCGTGGTTCTGGCCGGAAACCGTTGCATCGAGATTGCCCGGACGCTCATGGGCAAGACATTCGGTTACGAGGCCGCGCCGGGTACGATTCGCGGCGACTTCGGGGCCAGCCGCTCCTTCAACCTGATCCATGGCAGCGACGCCCCTGAGACGGCCAGGGCGGAAATCGAGCTTTATTTCTCCGCGGACGAGCTGATCGAGTTCACGCCCGCCGGAAGTGAGTGGGTGTTCCCCAGGAACGACGTGTAGCAAATCCCGTTCCGCCGTTGTAGTTGCGGGAAGTCAGGATGCCGATCGTCAGAGAACGACCCCATGCCCGCGCCGATGATCCCTTACGAATTCCGGCGGCGCGATTCGACGGAAATGGCCGGGCGCGCCGAAAGCGTATTGGCGGAGATGTCTGCGCGCCGAAGCTGCCGTTTCTTCAGCGGCGATCCCGTGCCGGCCGAACTCATCGAGAAATGTATCGCCGTGGGACACTCCGCGCCCAGCGGAGCCAACCGCAAGCCGTGGCGGTTCGTGGCCGTTAATGATCGCACCCTGAAGCACGAAATCCGCATTGCTGCCGAAAGGGAAGAGCGAGAAAGCTACGGACATCGCATGCCCCGGGAATGGCTTGACGCGCTCGAGCCGCTGGGGACCAACGCCGACAAGCCGTTCCTTGAGATCGTGCCGTGGCTGATCATCCTCTTTCGAATCGACTGGGAAGAGATTGACGGCACGCGCTATCAGAACTACTACCCCGCAGAATCGACGGGCATCGCCGCGGGCTTCTTCCTGATGGCATGTCATCAGGTCGGGTTGGCCACGCTGACGCACACGCCGAGCCCCATGCGCTTTCTGCGGGAGATCCTGGGCCGGCCGAGCAATGAGAAACCGTTCCTGCTCATCCCCGTGGGATTCCCGGCTGTGGATTGCACGGTCCCGGATATTCCCAAGAAGCCGCTGGCACGTGCGTTGCAGTGGAATAGATAACGATTGCCTTGGAAGGACGACGGCCACTCGCGCAGCTACCGCCCGTTGTGAAGCGAGACGCGCTGTCGGCAAAGGTGAACACAATGCAGGAATCGGCCCCCACGTTGTTGCATACGCCCGTACACGACGCCCATGTAGCCTTCGGGGCGCGGATGGTCGAATTCGCTGGCTGGGAAATGCCCATTTCCTATCGCGGCATCACTGAGGAGCATGTGCATACCCGCTCGGCGTGCAGCATGTTTGACGTCTCGCACATGGGGCGGCTGAAGCTCAGCGGGACGGATTGCGAGACGTTCCTCAATCGCCTGTGCACGCGGAACCTATCTGGCGCGGAAGTGGGGCGGTCATACTACGCGCACATCTGTCGTGAGGACGGTGGGATTCTCGATGACGTGATCGTATCGCGATTCGCGACACACTGGGGAATCGTGTGCAACGCGTCCAATCGCGACAAAGTTGTGGCCTGGATTGAAATGCACCGGGCTGGGGCAGACGTCGCCATGGAAGACCAGACGCGGGCTACGGCCATGCTCGCGTTCCAGGGTCCCCGCGCCATGGATCTTGCCTCGGAAGTCTCGGGACAGGATCTCTCCACCATCAAGCGCTATCGGCATCGCACGTTCGAGTTCCTGGGTATGCCCATCACGATCTACCGCAGCGGCTACACGGGCGAGGATGGCGTGGAGGTGGTCCTGCCGGCGGGGGCCGCGGCGATGCTCCTGCCTCGCGTCCTGGGGACGCCCGACGCCCCTCACCCGGAGATCAGGCCGGCAGGGCTCGGGGCGCGCGACACCCTGCGTATTGAGGCGTCGATGCCCCTCTACGGACACGAACTGAGCGAGGATTGGGATTCGCTGACGGCCGGACAAGCCTGGTGCGTGGATCTCCAGAAGGAGTTCATCGGTGCGTCGGCCATGCGCGAGCTACAGGCACGCGGCTTGCCTAGGCAGGTTATCGGTTTGGAGCTTGACGGGCGGCGGATCGCACGGCAGCATCAGCCTGTCCACGCTGCCGACGGTGTTGGGGGGGAGATCACCAGCGGGACGCTGAGCCCGACGCTGGGCAAGAGCATCGCCATGGCGATGGTGTCAACAGCGTATTGCGAGCCGGGCACGGCATTGGACGTGGAACTGAGCGGGAAGCGCGTCCCGGCGCGGGTCGTGCCCATGCCGTTCTACAAGCGCGGTAAGTGACCAGCAGACGGATCCACCCGGAAAAGATTGAGGGTTGAGTAATGTCGATTCCGAGCGATCGTAAGTACTCCGAGACGCACGAGTGGTACATGGCCGACGGAAATACGGTTACAATGGGCATCACCCAGCATGCGGCCGATCAACTCACGGACATCACGTTCGTTGATCTTCCCAAGGTGGGGCTGCAGTTCCAGCCGGGCGACGTCGTGGGTGAAGTCGAGTCGGTCAAGGCAACATCGGAATTGTTCACGGCCGTCGGGGGAAAGGTCCTGGCGATTAACGAGAACCTCACCGACCATCCGGAGCTGATCAACGACAACGCTTTCGAGGACGGCTGGCTGGTCAAGTTCGAGGTGGGATCGCTGGCGGCGCTTGAACAGCTCATGGACTCGAAGGAATACAAGTCGTACGCGAGAGGATAATCCGATTTCTTAATCCCCCCGTTTTTGGCGAACCTTCAGTCTTTCTGTCGGTCGAAGCGAGGCGCGGCATGCTGCGACGCTCGGCGCTGGGCCAGGAATCCCACTGGATCCCGGATAATGGCTGCCGGCCGGGCGAACTGCTAGGATGTCCCGTCGATGAGCATCTTCGTGCGTATCGCCCGATGCCGCATTCACCTTGCCACCGTAGCTCAATTGGCAGAGCAGCGGTTTTGTAAACCGCAGGTTATGGGTTCGAGTCCCTTCGGTGGCTATTTTGCAAACCCCTGAAAAATCAGTAGTTTACGAAATCTCTGAGGACGGCTCGACAACGGGCAGAACCGAGTGCGGATTCGATTGGCGTGGTCCGACCTCGTACCGCAAGCCCGTCGCCTACCGAGAACATTCCCCGCCGCCGTCGGCATTCGTTATCAGGAGCACGCAGCCGCAACATTGGCAAGCATGCAGCGAGGGCTCGCCGTCCGGTATGCAGCCCGGGAAGTCGAGAATTGGCGGCGTTTCATGACATGCGTTCGGCGGGCATTCGCTGAAACACTGGCTCGAGCTCTCAACACCGGCAGCTTCACATTCGCATGGATCGGTAATGACCACGCCATCAATCATGCATTGTTGCGCCTGACCACAGTCTCCCGCATCGCAACAGTGGCTCGATCCCGGCTCGCCGTTGTCAAAGAAGCACCGGACCACGGCGCCGTGGCATTGCACGCATGCCGGAGAGCATGGCTGGTCCGTGTACCCTGCCTGCAATGCGAGCAGCACATTGCCGGAGCCGCCTTGGCCCCCACAAAACTCATTGATGCAATCGTCATGTTCGTCGCAACACGCGCCCTTTGTCCCGCAATCGAAGACATGAATCTGATCACACCCGGCGGTGTTTTCCACGCCGTTCGGGCCGGTGTAGCGTGCCGCCGCGATCCAGGCAGCCGCTCCAGGCGCTCTCGCTGCCAATTCTCCGCGGGAAGCCATGTCGTATCCATACAGTAGCGCCGCTGCGCGACTCGCGCCCGCGGTGTCCGCTGGCACTCCTGCGATTGCAACCTCCGGTCCCTGCACACCGTCTGCGGGCTTGTAGCGAAATGTCGTTTGCTCGCTCGAGGTCGACCAGAGCACTTCGGCCGAGCCGATGACTCCAGTCACCACCGATCGAAACCCGTCCATCGTGGCTCCGGTAGTCACATGGAGCTCTCCGAAGGTCTGGCGGTCGCATTCCTCCCTTCCCGCACAGGGATCGCCTGCTGCCGTGGCTGGCCCGCTGCAGCCGGCCGCGGCGAGTTGCGCGAATGTGCACGCCCAAAGAAATCCGAAGAGCCGGCAGGCCAGAGATCGGTATTCGATTGCCACAAAGTACTCCGTTTGGTTGAAGCCGCTCTCTCCATCGAGTCGGTTCGAAGACACGAGCCCAGCAGAACAATTGTCGGCGAACCAAGTTCGCCGCTCGACAACCGGTACCTCAGGACGCGCTTCACACCTGTTACGTGAGCGATTTTGCGTCCGAGAGGTCGGAGAGCATCCTGGGTCCGAACATTGCCTCCGGAGGGAACCCGGACCGGCACCTCTAAGACGAATCTTGTCGCCCGAGGGGCAGGACGCGCCGTTCGACGCACTACATTTGCCGTCGTTCAACAGATTGCCCTCAATCTCCCTTAAAAAAACCTTAACGATTCCGGGGTAGCATGAGGGGCGTTGGCGCGATGGCATCTCGAGGCTTGTCATCCGGCGGTGGTGACAATTTTCCTCGC is from Phycisphaerae bacterium and encodes:
- a CDS encoding S41 family peptidase; the protein is MRSWKARGFTLKGTVALGLLLGTPVVLRGAPEDRSADRIWQQGVRQILQGEFDQAGSTLEKLPEQDPVTGTVVDWLEDFRKEQEERHELDEAEFNRYVDFAKVRIERGDYDEALRWAILARDVSDDREAFLKADWLHDLVDRSLEAAEAHRGKQEWQEAWLFYSYLGELFEHEPRYKKLEKEVLTHWRLDEMFTEKAHWEESIENVRWDDARRALESIALYYVVPPDFKAMAEDGLDAVLLLADSKSAQKQFERLGNERNRAEFVARINALTRGVQESPDISRRDVERSFRRVLDISRQTVELPESLVVSEMMRGAFEPLDDFTTIIWPQDADDFEKHTRGDFIGVGISIVKNRATEEIEVVSPLEDTPAYRAGIQAGDIITHVNGDAIKGLSINKVVDTITGPEGSEVELTVRRDDEKLNFKLERARVKIQSVKGLRRHPIHEERWEHWLDEDRGIGYIRITGFQANTVEDVTNVLSELEAGDLRGLVLDLRDNPGGLLDSAFDLSSLFLKKGEKVVVVRGRDPDAVDTLRATSNGPWSDLPVLVLVNDNSASASEIVAGAIQDNEHGVVMGERTFGKFSVQNLIQLSRSNAKLKLTTAKYYLPNGRSLHREITSSEWGVEPDIHVRLTRWERVNVWKARREADRLGPPKPGADDDDIGAVVSKDKEDEIVGPPPFKEDDENDRPMADPQLDAALLVMRVRLIENENPTLAAVDVENKEEIRKP
- the ndk gene encoding nucleoside-diphosphate kinase is translated as MERTLVILKPDAVQRRLVGRIVQRFEDKGLAVAAMKLMRVSRELAERHYAVHKGKPFYPGLIDYITSGPVVVVVLAGNRCIEIARTLMGKTFGYEAAPGTIRGDFGASRSFNLIHGSDAPETARAEIELYFSADELIEFTPAGSEWVFPRNDV
- the gcvH gene encoding glycine cleavage system protein GcvH translates to MSIPSDRKYSETHEWYMADGNTVTMGITQHAADQLTDITFVDLPKVGLQFQPGDVVGEVESVKATSELFTAVGGKVLAINENLTDHPELINDNAFEDGWLVKFEVGSLAALEQLMDSKEYKSYARG
- a CDS encoding nitroreductase family protein translates to MPAPMIPYEFRRRDSTEMAGRAESVLAEMSARRSCRFFSGDPVPAELIEKCIAVGHSAPSGANRKPWRFVAVNDRTLKHEIRIAAEREERESYGHRMPREWLDALEPLGTNADKPFLEIVPWLIILFRIDWEEIDGTRYQNYYPAESTGIAAGFFLMACHQVGLATLTHTPSPMRFLREILGRPSNEKPFLLIPVGFPAVDCTVPDIPKKPLARALQWNR
- the gcvT gene encoding glycine cleavage system aminomethyltransferase GcvT; translation: MQESAPTLLHTPVHDAHVAFGARMVEFAGWEMPISYRGITEEHVHTRSACSMFDVSHMGRLKLSGTDCETFLNRLCTRNLSGAEVGRSYYAHICREDGGILDDVIVSRFATHWGIVCNASNRDKVVAWIEMHRAGADVAMEDQTRATAMLAFQGPRAMDLASEVSGQDLSTIKRYRHRTFEFLGMPITIYRSGYTGEDGVEVVLPAGAAAMLLPRVLGTPDAPHPEIRPAGLGARDTLRIEASMPLYGHELSEDWDSLTAGQAWCVDLQKEFIGASAMRELQARGLPRQVIGLELDGRRIARQHQPVHAADGVGGEITSGTLSPTLGKSIAMAMVSTAYCEPGTALDVELSGKRVPARVVPMPFYKRGK